The proteins below come from a single Gammaproteobacteria bacterium genomic window:
- a CDS encoding type VI secretion system tube protein Hcp has product MGKPSLMSDASRVMGQLSSTVLGGALAGNCQGLLDKLENVQGESADKGHEKWLDLEFWRFSTRRKITSATSTRGDRESSNTVITDLYITRRMDSATPRLFMESCCGTGQTVILHQSKTGVGTGSEVFLEYTLKNSLIRSYSVGGTCFDRRRPIEHIYISFVEIVSKYVQYDEDNKAMSPVIVGFDTARNIKL; this is encoded by the coding sequence GTGGGTAAACCAAGCCTTATGTCTGACGCGAGCCGTGTGATGGGACAACTATCAAGCACGGTTCTTGGAGGAGCCTTGGCAGGTAACTGCCAAGGCTTACTCGACAAGCTAGAAAATGTACAAGGCGAATCAGCAGACAAGGGACACGAGAAATGGCTAGATTTGGAATTCTGGCGTTTTTCCACCCGCAGGAAGATCACCTCAGCGACCAGCACCCGAGGTGACCGCGAATCCAGCAATACCGTAATCACCGATCTCTATATCACCCGTCGTATGGACAGCGCTACGCCGCGATTGTTTATGGAGTCGTGTTGCGGGACTGGGCAGACCGTCATCTTGCATCAGAGCAAAACCGGCGTCGGGACGGGTTCGGAGGTGTTTCTTGAATATACGCTGAAGAATTCGTTGATTAGGAGTTATTCGGTCGGTGGGACTTGTTTTGACCGGCGCCGCCCAATTGAGCATATCTATATCAGCTTTGTCGAGATCGTATCGAAATACGTTCAGTACGACGAAGACAACAAGGCAATGTCGCCTGTCATTGTCGGGTTTGATACGGCGAGGAATATCAAGCTCTGA